One genomic window of Actinoalloteichus hoggarensis includes the following:
- a CDS encoding alpha/beta fold hydrolase yields the protein MPVRTRRTRRPLLAVVLVLLISAGFLLWPREDAVPEVGARDLTLELPAGPGDASRVSIDATLYTPERTPAPSILLAHGFGGSKDDLADQARGLSERGFVVLAYSARGFGASTGRIGLNSPEHEVNDARELITWLAGRPQVLSDGPDDPVVGVAGASYGGALALLLAGTDDRVDAIAPMITYNDLNRALLPNAAGDPPSDATTPAAGPEAGPGVFKQSWAATLFSAGFTPPAAQRDPADQDGETPPNEADDANEADAPAAAAADGPLTCGRFSSAVCEAYTELATTGRPSAETVELLAARSPSSVTGSIRVPTLLVQGRQDTLFGFEESDATAREIAEAGGTVRVIWYDGGHDAESPGEDLLDEVGDWFDFHLADRGPDPGTGFEYTLPKTGPNEETPPRTVTTDAYPGLGSDDGTSRENLRLTGDPTPVLTPPGGQPASVSSLPGLGIGALPTGPAGGLATDLPGQVARFTSEPLSESVLIAGSPRITLQVSAVPGQPRTGSTVLFVKLYDLGTGDDRRLPGGAVAPIRLGDLRADGAPTEVVVTLPGIVHTIDAGDRIEIAVATTDQAYRGATQPGVTLVGLGGDEHLSLPTVAGTPTHVEPPTEPLLGALAVMALGVAVAVVSAVRRRQTADFDPELADVPLSTEKLSKSYGGGAPVVSDLSIRVESGQVVGLLGPNGAGKTTTLRMLLGLISPSEGSVRVFGHLIRPGAPVLSRVGSFVEGAGFLPHLSGMDNLRSYWAATGRSEESARMEEALAIAGLGVAVHRKVGAYSQGMRQRLALAQAMLGMPDLLVLDEPANGLDPPQIHRLRTVLADYAATGRTVLVSSHLLAEVEQTCDHLVVMHRGRLVAAGPVTDIVAGDGEVTFVVDDPVAAGLALRTLRGVEEVASDEHSVTARLVDTPASAVVAALVAADVAVTQVGPRGRLEDTFLQLVGGETAP from the coding sequence GTGCCCGTCCGAACCCGACGGACCAGGAGACCGCTGCTGGCGGTCGTCCTCGTCCTCCTGATCAGTGCCGGGTTCCTGCTGTGGCCCCGCGAGGACGCCGTTCCGGAGGTCGGCGCGCGCGACCTCACGCTGGAACTGCCCGCAGGACCCGGCGACGCCTCGCGCGTGAGCATCGACGCCACGCTCTACACCCCGGAACGCACTCCGGCGCCCTCGATCCTGCTGGCGCACGGCTTCGGCGGGAGCAAGGACGACCTCGCCGATCAGGCGCGCGGCCTGTCCGAACGCGGCTTCGTGGTCCTCGCCTACTCGGCGCGCGGCTTCGGGGCCAGCACCGGTCGCATCGGCCTGAACTCTCCCGAGCACGAGGTCAACGACGCCCGGGAGCTGATCACCTGGCTGGCGGGCAGGCCGCAGGTCCTGTCGGACGGGCCGGACGATCCCGTGGTGGGTGTCGCGGGCGCCTCCTACGGCGGCGCGCTCGCCCTGCTGCTGGCGGGCACCGACGACCGAGTCGACGCCATCGCGCCGATGATCACCTACAACGACCTCAACCGGGCTCTGCTGCCCAACGCGGCGGGCGACCCGCCCTCGGACGCGACGACACCGGCGGCGGGCCCCGAGGCAGGCCCCGGCGTGTTCAAACAGTCCTGGGCGGCGACGCTGTTCAGCGCGGGCTTCACGCCCCCGGCGGCCCAGCGTGACCCGGCCGATCAGGACGGCGAGACCCCGCCGAACGAGGCCGACGACGCGAACGAGGCCGACGCACCGGCGGCCGCCGCTGCCGACGGCCCGCTGACCTGCGGCCGATTCAGCAGCGCGGTCTGCGAGGCCTACACGGAGCTCGCCACCACCGGCAGGCCCAGCGCCGAGACCGTCGAACTCCTCGCCGCGCGCTCACCCTCCTCGGTGACCGGGTCGATCCGGGTGCCGACGCTGCTCGTCCAGGGCAGGCAGGACACGCTGTTCGGCTTCGAGGAGTCCGACGCCACCGCCCGTGAGATCGCCGAGGCGGGCGGTACCGTGCGCGTGATCTGGTACGACGGCGGTCACGACGCCGAGTCGCCCGGCGAGGACCTGCTCGACGAGGTCGGCGACTGGTTCGACTTCCACCTCGCCGATCGCGGTCCCGATCCGGGCACGGGCTTCGAGTACACCCTGCCGAAGACCGGCCCGAACGAGGAGACCCCGCCCAGGACGGTCACCACCGACGCCTACCCCGGCCTGGGGTCGGACGACGGGACCAGCCGAGAGAACCTCCGGCTGACGGGCGACCCGACCCCCGTGCTCACTCCGCCCGGCGGGCAGCCCGCCTCGGTCAGCAGCCTGCCCGGCCTGGGGATCGGCGCCCTGCCCACCGGGCCCGCCGGCGGTCTGGCCACGGACCTGCCCGGGCAGGTCGCGCGCTTCACCAGCGAGCCGCTGTCGGAATCGGTGCTCATCGCCGGGTCGCCGCGGATCACGCTCCAGGTCTCCGCCGTCCCCGGCCAGCCCCGGACGGGCTCGACGGTGCTCTTCGTGAAGCTCTACGACCTCGGCACGGGGGACGACCGCAGACTGCCGGGCGGGGCGGTGGCCCCGATCCGGCTCGGGGACCTGCGGGCCGACGGCGCTCCCACCGAGGTCGTCGTCACGCTGCCCGGCATCGTGCACACGATCGACGCGGGCGACCGGATCGAGATCGCCGTGGCCACGACCGACCAGGCCTATCGGGGTGCGACTCAGCCCGGTGTCACGCTCGTCGGACTCGGCGGCGACGAGCACCTCAGCCTGCCGACCGTCGCGGGAACGCCCACCCATGTCGAACCGCCCACGGAACCGCTGCTCGGGGCCCTCGCGGTGATGGCGCTCGGCGTCGCGGTGGCGGTCGTGAGCGCCGTCCGACGGCGACAGACCGCGGACTTCGATCCGGAGCTCGCCGACGTCCCCCTGTCGACCGAGAAACTGAGCAAGTCCTACGGCGGCGGAGCCCCCGTGGTCTCCGACCTGTCGATCCGGGTGGAGTCCGGCCAGGTCGTCGGACTGCTCGGGCCCAACGGCGCGGGCAAGACCACCACGCTGCGCATGCTCCTCGGCCTGATCTCGCCGTCGGAGGGATCGGTGCGGGTCTTCGGTCATCTGATCCGCCCCGGCGCTCCCGTCCTCTCCAGGGTGGGTTCCTTCGTGGAGGGAGCAGGCTTCCTCCCGCACCTCTCCGGCATGGACAACCTGCGGTCGTACTGGGCCGCCACCGGGCGATCCGAGGAGAGCGCCCGGATGGAGGAGGCGCTGGCGATCGCGGGTCTCGGGGTCGCCGTGCACCGCAAGGTGGGCGCCTACAGCCAGGGCATGCGGCAGCGCCTCGCGCTCGCCCAGGCCATGCTCGGGATGCCCGATCTCCTGGTGTTGGACGAACCCGCCAACGGCCTGGACCCGCCGCAGATCCATCGGCTTCGCACGGTGCTCGCCGACTACGCCGCCACGGGCCGCACCGTGCTGGTCTCCAGTCACCTGCTGGCCGAGGTGGAGCAGACCTGCGATCACCTCGTGGTGATGCACCGAGGACGGCTCGTCGCGGCGGGCCCGGTCACCGACATCGTCGCGGGCGACGGCGAGGTCACCTTCGTGGTGGACGATCCGGTGGCGGCCGGTCTGGCCCTGCGTACGCTGCGCGGGGTCGAGGAGGTCGCCTCCGACGAGCACTCCGTGACGGCGCGACTGGTCGACACGCCCGCGTCGGCGGTGGTCGCGGCCCTGGTGGCGGCAGATGTGGCGGTCACCCAGGTCGGACCGCGTGGCAGGCTCGAGGACACGTTCCTCCAGCTCGTAGGAGGGGAGACGGCACCGTGA
- a CDS encoding TerC family protein, whose product MDVPTWVWFVTVGVLLLLIAVDLIIVGRNPHEVGIKEAAIWSIGWVLAAVVFGIGLWIVVDGTIAGEFYAGYVTEKALSVDNLFIFVIIMSTFAVPKIHQHRVLLIGILLALVLRGIFIAVGAAAIERFSWVFYIFGAFLIYTAWGLLRHDDKDDSAAADNLMVRLTKRFMPVTEEFHGSKSFVRIEGKTWLTPMAIVLVAIASADLLFALDSIPAIFGLTQEPYLVFTANAFALMGLRQLYFLVGGLLNRLVYLSIGLSLILAFIGVKLVLHALHENTLPFLNGGEPLSVPEVSTGLSLTVIIGVLVVTTVASLWKVRRDPGAVKKVDD is encoded by the coding sequence ATGGACGTCCCCACATGGGTATGGTTCGTCACGGTCGGCGTGCTGCTGCTGCTCATCGCCGTTGATCTCATCATCGTCGGGCGCAACCCGCACGAGGTCGGCATCAAGGAAGCCGCGATCTGGTCGATCGGCTGGGTGCTGGCGGCGGTGGTGTTCGGCATCGGGCTGTGGATCGTCGTCGACGGCACGATCGCAGGCGAGTTCTATGCCGGATATGTGACGGAGAAGGCGCTCAGCGTCGACAATCTGTTCATCTTCGTCATCATCATGTCGACCTTCGCGGTCCCGAAGATCCATCAGCATCGGGTGCTGTTGATCGGCATCCTGCTCGCGCTCGTGCTGCGCGGCATCTTCATCGCGGTGGGCGCCGCCGCGATCGAGCGTTTCAGCTGGGTCTTCTACATCTTCGGCGCGTTCCTCATCTACACCGCGTGGGGGCTGCTGCGGCACGACGACAAGGACGACTCCGCCGCGGCCGACAACCTGATGGTGCGGCTGACCAAGCGCTTCATGCCGGTGACCGAGGAATTCCACGGCAGCAAGTCGTTCGTGCGGATCGAGGGCAAGACCTGGCTGACTCCGATGGCGATCGTGCTGGTGGCCATCGCCAGCGCCGACCTGCTGTTCGCCCTCGACTCGATCCCGGCGATCTTCGGCCTGACGCAGGAGCCCTACCTGGTGTTCACCGCGAACGCCTTCGCGCTGATGGGTCTGCGACAGCTTTACTTCCTGGTCGGCGGGCTGCTCAACCGACTGGTGTACCTGTCGATCGGTCTGTCGCTCATCCTGGCGTTCATCGGTGTGAAGCTCGTGCTGCACGCCCTGCACGAGAACACCCTGCCGTTCCTCAACGGCGGCGAGCCCCTGTCGGTGCCCGAGGTCTCCACCGGGCTCTCGTTGACGGTGATCATCGGCGTCCTCGTGGTGACCACCGTCGCCAGCCTCTGGAAGGTCAGGCGTGACCCCGGCGCGGTGAAGAAGGTCGACGACTGA
- a CDS encoding metal-dependent hydrolase family protein has product MTRIHFTGGRVFDGTGSPARPADVTVTDDRIESVNDRPAATDPPGSTAAAPAPGERVVDVSGATVLPGLFDCHTHMMLGGIDTLQTVTTPFSLPFFAAVGNLRTTLSCGITSVRDAGGADLGVAEAVRRGMIPGPRMQIAISMLSQTGGHGDDHLLNGGSLPLMPSHPGKPNTVVDGPEEVRKKVRELIRAGADVIKVATSGGVASPRDDPRHAHFRDDEVAVMVAEATAAGLSVMAHAQGTDGIAVAVRNGVRSVEHGIYLTDEVIELMLEHDTWLVPTLHAPRALLAGAASGAGLTSGVIDKARRVLDQHIESARAAIAAGVRIAMGTDAGVGPHGDNLDELRLLTECGMSVEQALHAATRSAAELLGVADRLGTLEPGRLADLVVLDGDPAALIPLGGEAMRAAVREVWTDGRRVYARTEPSET; this is encoded by the coding sequence ATGACACGCATCCACTTCACCGGCGGCCGGGTGTTCGACGGCACCGGTTCCCCCGCCCGGCCGGCCGACGTCACCGTGACGGACGATCGCATCGAGTCCGTGAACGATCGACCCGCGGCGACCGACCCTCCCGGGTCGACCGCCGCCGCGCCCGCGCCGGGCGAGCGGGTCGTCGACGTGAGCGGCGCGACCGTTCTGCCCGGCCTCTTCGACTGCCACACCCACATGATGCTCGGCGGCATCGACACGCTTCAGACGGTGACGACGCCCTTCTCCCTGCCGTTCTTCGCCGCGGTCGGGAATCTGCGGACGACGCTGAGCTGCGGCATCACCTCCGTTCGCGACGCGGGCGGCGCCGATCTCGGCGTGGCCGAGGCCGTCCGCCGAGGCATGATCCCCGGACCGCGGATGCAGATCGCCATCTCGATGCTGTCCCAGACCGGCGGCCACGGCGACGACCACCTGCTCAACGGCGGCAGCCTGCCGCTGATGCCCTCCCACCCCGGAAAGCCGAACACCGTCGTGGACGGCCCGGAGGAGGTCCGCAAGAAGGTCCGAGAGCTGATCAGGGCTGGCGCCGACGTGATCAAGGTCGCCACCAGCGGCGGCGTGGCCTCCCCACGCGACGATCCGCGTCACGCTCACTTCCGGGACGACGAGGTGGCGGTGATGGTCGCCGAGGCGACGGCCGCCGGGCTCTCGGTGATGGCACACGCCCAGGGCACCGACGGCATCGCCGTGGCGGTCCGCAACGGCGTCCGCTCCGTCGAGCACGGCATCTACCTCACCGACGAGGTCATCGAGCTGATGCTGGAGCACGACACCTGGCTGGTCCCGACGCTGCACGCGCCGAGGGCCCTGCTCGCGGGGGCGGCGTCCGGCGCGGGGCTGACCAGCGGAGTGATCGACAAGGCGCGCCGGGTGCTCGATCAGCACATCGAATCGGCCCGCGCGGCGATCGCGGCGGGCGTCCGCATCGCGATGGGCACGGACGCAGGCGTCGGACCGCACGGCGACAACCTCGACGAACTACGGCTGCTCACCGAATGTGGGATGAGCGTGGAACAGGCCCTGCACGCCGCGACGCGCTCGGCCGCGGAGCTGCTGGGCGTCGCCGATCGGCTCGGCACCCTGGAACCGGGCAGACTCGCCGATCTGGTGGTGCTGGACGGCGACCCGGCCGCGCTGATCCCTCTGGGGGGAGAGGCGATGCGGGCCGCCGTCCGCGAGGTCTGGACGGACGGCAGGCGGGTCTACGCCAGAACCGAGCCGTCCGAGACCTGA
- a CDS encoding S9 family peptidase codes for MRPQDLSALRVPSDLAFHGDLLLVEVTRPDVEQNAYLSSIERVPLGGGDPVPWTAGSRDRTPRVSPDGTRVAFLRAEAGQRAQLYVMPVDGGEARRLTALPGGAGEPVWSPDSRRIAFAARVPEPGRYGTEEGVDAASEAPRRITRLLYRLDDVGFLDDQRRRLFVVDVVDDAAEPVELTDGGFDVATPVWAPDGTRLVVVAERDLGRVDTLHHDVYVVPVSGAAPRLAVRSAGDVSAPVITEDGRLYYVGTEFPDREDVARNGGLFRATLPADGDIEKAVRLTDAETVDVAHGCAPVPVAGGVLVVVRERGSARLRFVPDDAVAAPLDTLPALTEERASVRGFAVSGDRLALLRADVDGPAEVVLTTLDTAGGSVETATIATDYGRAIRDRGVRPVRELTGTGPDGYPVHGWIVLPEGPGPHPVLLTVHGGPFAPYEWSFFDEAQVYAAAGYAVVMSNPRGSAGYGERHARAVIGAMGTVDVSDILAVLDLALAEPECDAARVGVMGGSYGGFMTSWLAAHHGERFTAAWSERAVNAWDSFHGSSDIGWYFTEAYLGPDPTVWREKSPVSYAHRVTIPFAVVHSEQDWRCPVEQAQRQYVALHRAGVDVELLLFPGEGHELSRSGGPRHRVQRFEAVLDFWKRRMPVGGAAEG; via the coding sequence ATGCGTCCACAAGACCTCTCCGCCCTGCGTGTTCCCAGCGACCTCGCCTTCCACGGCGACCTGCTGCTGGTGGAGGTGACCCGTCCCGACGTCGAGCAGAACGCCTACCTGAGCTCGATCGAGCGAGTGCCGCTCGGCGGCGGCGATCCGGTCCCGTGGACCGCGGGCAGCCGCGATCGCACCCCGCGGGTCTCGCCCGACGGCACGCGGGTGGCCTTCCTGCGCGCCGAGGCCGGGCAGCGCGCCCAGCTGTATGTGATGCCGGTGGACGGCGGCGAGGCCCGTCGACTCACCGCACTCCCGGGCGGCGCCGGCGAGCCGGTGTGGAGTCCGGACTCGCGGCGCATCGCCTTCGCCGCCCGAGTCCCCGAGCCGGGCCGCTACGGCACCGAGGAGGGCGTCGACGCCGCCTCGGAGGCACCGCGTCGGATCACCAGGCTGCTGTACCGGCTCGACGACGTGGGCTTCCTCGACGATCAGCGGCGGCGGTTGTTCGTGGTGGACGTCGTCGACGATGCCGCCGAGCCGGTGGAGCTGACGGACGGCGGGTTCGACGTCGCCACGCCGGTCTGGGCACCCGACGGCACGCGGCTCGTCGTCGTCGCGGAGCGCGACCTGGGCCGTGTCGACACGCTGCACCACGACGTCTACGTGGTCCCGGTCTCCGGGGCGGCGCCCCGGCTCGCGGTGCGCTCGGCGGGGGACGTGTCGGCGCCGGTGATCACCGAGGACGGTCGGCTGTACTACGTGGGGACCGAGTTTCCCGACCGGGAGGATGTCGCGCGCAACGGCGGCCTGTTCCGCGCCACGCTGCCCGCCGACGGCGACATCGAGAAGGCCGTCCGACTGACGGACGCCGAGACCGTCGACGTCGCGCACGGCTGCGCCCCCGTGCCGGTGGCCGGCGGCGTACTGGTGGTCGTCCGGGAACGCGGCAGCGCGCGGCTGCGGTTCGTCCCCGACGACGCGGTCGCGGCCCCGTTGGACACGCTGCCCGCGCTCACCGAGGAGCGAGCCTCGGTGCGGGGATTCGCGGTGAGCGGCGATCGGCTGGCCCTGCTGCGGGCGGACGTCGACGGCCCGGCGGAGGTCGTGCTCACCACGCTGGACACGGCGGGCGGCTCGGTCGAGACGGCGACGATCGCGACCGACTACGGACGTGCGATCCGAGACCGAGGCGTGCGCCCCGTGCGGGAGCTCACCGGCACCGGACCGGACGGCTATCCGGTGCACGGCTGGATCGTCCTCCCCGAGGGACCCGGTCCGCACCCGGTGCTGTTGACGGTGCACGGCGGGCCCTTCGCACCTTATGAGTGGAGCTTCTTCGACGAGGCGCAGGTCTACGCCGCCGCCGGGTACGCCGTGGTCATGTCCAACCCGCGCGGCTCGGCGGGCTACGGCGAGCGGCACGCCCGCGCGGTCATCGGGGCGATGGGGACGGTGGACGTCTCCGACATCCTCGCCGTCCTGGATCTCGCGCTGGCCGAGCCGGAGTGCGACGCGGCGCGGGTCGGCGTGATGGGCGGTTCGTACGGCGGTTTCATGACGAGCTGGCTGGCGGCCCACCACGGCGAGCGGTTCACGGCGGCCTGGAGCGAGCGCGCGGTGAACGCCTGGGACTCCTTCCACGGCAGCTCCGACATCGGCTGGTACTTCACCGAGGCCTACCTCGGCCCGGACCCGACGGTGTGGCGGGAGAAGAGCCCCGTCTCGTATGCCCATCGCGTGACGATCCCCTTCGCGGTGGTGCACTCCGAACAGGATTGGCGCTGTCCCGTGGAGCAGGCCCAGCGGCAGTACGTCGCACTGCACCGGGCGGGCGTCGACGTGGAGCTGCTGCTGTTCCCCGGCGAGGGACACGAGCTGAGTCGCAGCGGCGGCCCCCGGCATCGAGTGCAGCGTTTCGAGGCGGTGCTGGACTTCTGGAAGCGGAGGATGCCGGTCGGCGGCGCGGCCGAGGGCTGA
- a CDS encoding GNAT family N-acetyltransferase, which produces MRWTVRRAVPADSSDVSRINVRSWRQAYPGMMPDSFLRGLREEAKEPGWARWLAQPEPGAVFVAVDETGRIGAYCAVAQARDDVDRLPGTRVGELVALYADPDVWGTGAGHALSQAATDFLAAQGFEHAVLWVLRSNLSGRRFYERHGWSDDGLLLDLEIAGERIPKIRYSRSLVPA; this is translated from the coding sequence ATGCGATGGACGGTGCGTCGAGCGGTGCCTGCGGATTCCTCTGATGTGTCCCGGATCAACGTCCGGTCGTGGCGTCAGGCCTACCCCGGCATGATGCCGGACAGCTTCCTCCGCGGCCTGCGGGAGGAGGCCAAGGAACCGGGCTGGGCGCGATGGTTGGCACAGCCCGAGCCGGGCGCGGTGTTCGTGGCGGTCGACGAGACGGGCCGGATCGGCGCGTACTGCGCCGTCGCACAGGCGCGCGACGACGTGGACCGGCTCCCCGGGACGCGGGTCGGGGAGCTGGTGGCGCTGTATGCCGACCCGGACGTGTGGGGGACCGGCGCGGGCCACGCCCTGTCGCAGGCGGCGACGGACTTCCTCGCCGCTCAGGGCTTCGAGCACGCGGTGCTCTGGGTGCTGCGGTCGAACCTCTCCGGTCGCCGCTTCTACGAGCGCCACGGCTGGTCGGACGACGGGTTACTGCTGGACCTGGAGATCGCGGGAGAACGGATTCCGAAGATCCGCTACTCCCGCAGTCTCGTCCCGGCATGA
- a CDS encoding GNAT family N-acetyltransferase codes for MRWTLRRAVPDDAAVLGRMNVAAWQRVYRDLMPAALLDGLSRVDQTPNWRRTLALPEPHADFLAVRAAGPDDAEAASGGGSPAAHAADHRGAGQRAVGDQVVGGQGARGQGARDAVAGPAVDLGAGGSTELIGAYSTVGPPAEPADAHPIRRTGELIALYASPAWLRTGAGRLVHDAGLAYLAEAGYEHVVVWVMEGNSEGRAFYEAVGWDCDEVVRPLELPGFSLPEIRYSRPLPPPVDTPRAAAGR; via the coding sequence ATGCGATGGACACTGCGACGCGCCGTGCCGGACGACGCGGCCGTGCTGGGCAGGATGAACGTGGCGGCCTGGCAGCGGGTCTACCGAGACCTGATGCCCGCCGCCCTGCTCGACGGCCTGTCGAGGGTGGACCAGACCCCGAACTGGCGACGGACGCTGGCCTTGCCGGAGCCGCACGCGGACTTCCTGGCCGTGCGCGCGGCCGGACCGGATGACGCCGAAGCCGCATCGGGGGGCGGGTCCCCCGCCGCTCACGCCGCCGATCACCGGGGCGCCGGTCAGCGGGCTGTCGGTGACCAGGTCGTGGGCGGCCAGGGTGCCCGCGGCCAGGGCGCCCGCGACGCCGTCGCAGGCCCCGCCGTCGACCTGGGGGCCGGCGGGTCCACCGAGCTGATCGGGGCCTACTCCACCGTGGGGCCGCCGGCTGAGCCCGCCGACGCCCACCCGATTCGGCGCACCGGCGAACTGATCGCGCTGTACGCCTCGCCCGCCTGGCTGCGGACCGGTGCGGGCAGGCTCGTCCACGACGCGGGACTGGCGTATCTCGCCGAGGCGGGCTACGAGCACGTCGTGGTGTGGGTGATGGAGGGCAACTCCGAGGGCCGCGCCTTCTACGAGGCCGTGGGCTGGGACTGCGACGAGGTGGTGCGGCCGTTGGAGCTGCCCGGCTTCAGCCTGCCGGAGATCCGGTACTCCCGGCCGCTCCCGCCGCCGGTCGACACGCCTCGGGCCGCCGCCGGTCGCTGA
- a CDS encoding RES family NAD+ phosphorylase yields the protein MARLPQPPEPDVLRAMLRETEDVVAVHQATRLVRVFTTGGRHRQQWDTFRRFGPLAHARFDPHPVTDGDAPTPAQADDGVLYFGLSVRTSIAEVFQAASIVDRRTRAPHLVVLRPVRPLRLLDIAGLWPTRAGASQAISSGPKDRTQAWARVIREAYPRLDGLWYRSSMDSGSPAVCLWDPPSGSALPESPDVLLPLDHPGLDLPLGRICEQLHYTLLD from the coding sequence ATGGCTCGGCTTCCCCAGCCGCCCGAACCCGACGTCCTGCGTGCGATGCTGCGCGAGACCGAGGACGTGGTGGCCGTTCACCAGGCGACACGACTCGTCCGCGTCTTCACGACCGGCGGCAGACATCGACAACAGTGGGACACCTTCCGCCGATTCGGCCCGCTGGCACACGCCCGGTTCGACCCGCATCCGGTGACCGACGGCGACGCGCCGACTCCCGCGCAGGCCGACGACGGCGTCCTGTACTTCGGGTTGTCGGTGCGCACCAGTATCGCCGAGGTGTTCCAGGCCGCCTCGATCGTCGACCGCCGTACCCGTGCGCCGCACCTGGTGGTCCTGCGCCCCGTCCGGCCGCTGCGACTGCTGGACATCGCGGGGCTGTGGCCCACCAGGGCGGGGGCGTCCCAGGCGATCAGCAGCGGACCCAAAGACAGGACGCAGGCCTGGGCCCGTGTCATCCGAGAGGCGTATCCGCGGCTCGACGGGTTGTGGTACCGGTCGTCGATGGATTCGGGCAGCCCCGCGGTGTGTCTGTGGGACCCGCCGTCGGGCAGCGCGCTGCCCGAGTCACCCGATGTACTGCTGCCGCTCGACCATCCGGGGCTCGACCTGCCGCTGGGGCGAATCTGCGAGCAGCTGCACTACACGCTGCTGGACTGA
- a CDS encoding helix-turn-helix domain-containing protein: MSTGLESVLANAGLGVSPREFLTFVEDAVRKLAPPRPDPAAHLSVGEREALAEVGLDLSHRGETEIDHRARAVAQQAVLHDSALTVPQAAAALGIDTSRVRHRIAEGRLAGWKDQRGWRLPAWQFTTHGVLPGLDVVLASVPADQPALVVAAFMSTVQEDLQVGPANAAPRDWLLAGGDPARVARLAARLGEPV; the protein is encoded by the coding sequence GTGAGTACGGGGTTGGAGTCAGTGCTGGCGAACGCGGGCCTGGGAGTGTCCCCCAGGGAGTTCCTGACCTTCGTCGAGGACGCCGTGCGCAAACTCGCGCCGCCGCGCCCCGACCCGGCGGCGCACCTGTCGGTGGGCGAGCGCGAGGCTCTCGCCGAGGTCGGGCTCGATCTGAGCCACCGCGGCGAGACCGAGATCGATCACCGCGCGCGCGCCGTGGCGCAGCAGGCGGTGCTGCACGACTCGGCGCTGACCGTGCCGCAGGCCGCGGCCGCCCTGGGCATCGACACGAGCCGCGTCCGACACCGCATCGCGGAGGGACGCCTCGCGGGCTGGAAGGATCAGCGCGGCTGGCGGCTGCCTGCCTGGCAGTTCACCACCCACGGGGTGCTCCCCGGCCTGGACGTCGTGCTGGCCTCGGTGCCCGCGGACCAGCCTGCGCTGGTCGTCGCGGCGTTCATGTCGACCGTGCAGGAGGATCTCCAGGTGGGTCCCGCGAACGCGGCGCCTCGGGACTGGCTGCTGGCGGGCGGTGACCCGGCGCGGGTCGCCAGGCTCGCCGCCCGGCTCGGCGAACCCGTCTGA
- a CDS encoding creatininase family protein, translated as MRWHGSTRERLIEALPEGMVILPVGAIEQHGPHLPTGTDTLIVQAVVEAAVAQAAERCPRQLIITPPVAFGSSDHHLPFGGTLSLTFETFTQVLLDIVRSIAMGGGRRVVLVNGHAGNKGPCHSVAEAAAIRFDLSVGYADYWDLFPAEAGGNSPLVPGHAGVFETAMLLALREELVEERPGARAVSELQAMTGITLHSRERWRRIDGFTDEPGRASAEKGRRWLDACAAALADRLLLLSKTL; from the coding sequence ATGCGGTGGCATGGCTCCACCCGAGAACGTCTCATCGAGGCCCTGCCGGAGGGGATGGTGATCCTCCCGGTCGGCGCCATCGAGCAGCACGGCCCGCACCTGCCGACCGGAACCGACACGCTGATCGTCCAGGCGGTCGTCGAGGCGGCCGTCGCGCAGGCGGCGGAACGCTGCCCGCGGCAGCTGATCATCACCCCGCCCGTGGCCTTCGGCTCTTCCGATCATCACCTGCCCTTCGGCGGCACGCTCTCGCTGACCTTCGAGACCTTCACCCAGGTGCTGCTGGACATCGTCCGCTCCATCGCCATGGGCGGCGGGCGGCGCGTGGTCCTCGTCAACGGCCACGCGGGCAACAAGGGCCCGTGTCACTCGGTCGCCGAGGCCGCCGCGATCCGGTTCGACCTCTCGGTCGGCTATGCGGACTACTGGGACCTCTTCCCCGCCGAGGCAGGCGGCAACAGCCCGCTGGTGCCGGGACACGCGGGCGTGTTCGAGACCGCCATGCTGCTGGCGCTGCGGGAGGAACTGGTGGAGGAGCGGCCCGGCGCCCGCGCCGTCAGCGAACTCCAGGCGATGACCGGCATCACGTTGCACAGCCGCGAGCGGTGGCGCCGCATCGACGGCTTCACCGACGAACCCGGTCGTGCCTCCGCCGAGAAGGGCAGGCGATGGCTGGACGCCTGCGCCGCGGCCCTCGCCGATCGCCTGCTGTTGTTGTCCAAGACGCTCTAG